The Catharus ustulatus isolate bCatUst1 chromosome 26, bCatUst1.pri.v2, whole genome shotgun sequence genome has a window encoding:
- the LOC117007697 gene encoding uncharacterized protein LOC117007697, giving the protein MDWFLVAIAFLLGIIIRPAVVALVKGEAINFSMNTKYFAFSFRIGESKIVLASLDAKMSKRKPTLDLEPNKETITNEEFVEEPKKEKTSDEEPRDETNPSEKPKDDPGDSPENEKSPGNRAIKTVIGATVGAGVALVGIPACIGALGLTGAGIAAGSIAAKMMSTAAIANGGKAVLQSVGEWGGQGSWASSPWQGTQGCILDLL; this is encoded by the exons ATGG ATTGGTTTCTAGTTGCCATTGCATTCCTCCTTGGAATCATCATTAGACCTGCAGTTGTAG cactggtaAAGGGTGAGGCCATCAACTTCTCTATGAATACCAAGTATTTTGCCTTCAGTTTTCGAATTG GAGAGTCCAAGATAGTCTTGGCATCACTTGATGCCAAGATGTCCAAGAGGAAGCCAACTCTGGATTTGGAACCCAATAAGGAGACAATTACAAATGAGGAATTTGTGGAAGAGCCCAAGAAGGAGAAAACGTCAGATGAGGAACCCAGGGATGAGACAAATCCTAGTGAAAAACCCAAGGATGATCCTGGTGACAGTCCTGAGAATGAGAAAAGTCCAG ggAACAGAGCCATTAAAACTGTCATTGGAGCCACAGTGGGAGCAG GAGTGGCACTGGTTGGCATCCCAGCGTGCATAGGCGCACTGGGGCTCACAGGAGCCGGCATCGCCGCTGGCTCCATCGCTGCCAAGATGATGTCAACAGCTGCCATTGCCAACGGGGGAAAAGCCGTGCTGCAGTCGGTCGGCgagtggggagggcagggtAGCTGGGCTTCATCTCCATGGCAGGGAACACAGGGTTGTATCCTGGACTTGCTCTAG